GAACGCGACGATGGCCGCGGTGATCAGCGGCATGACCAGGCTGTAACCCCCCTTGCCCCATACCTGCAGGCCGAACATGATCAGCCCGGCGAGCGGACCGAGTAGCAGCCACCGCCATCGACCACCGGGCTCGTAGAACAGGCGCGGTTCACCGTTCGGCACGTCAGCCATGGTCGCCCCCGTCGAACCAGTCCTGCGCGGAGGGCCTGATGACCAGCACATTGGCCACGATCAGCGCCAACGCCGCGATGAGCAGCAGCGGCCCCACCGAACCGGAGGTTGCCATGGCGATGGCACCGAGGACCGAGACCAACGACAGCGCGATCAACGCCCGGCGATAGCGCTTGTCTCCCTGCCGGGTGCGCCGCGCCAGAAAGGCGATGCCGACGGCCAACAGGATGCACAGCACACCCCACGCCCGGAAGTAGGTGACGAGATTTCGTACGTACTCGTCGCTCAGCTCAGGCTTCGCGGCGGCTCGCACCGCGTCATAACGCTGGGTCACTCCGGCCACTCCGTTGAGGAAGAGGGCCGCTGCCGCGACCACCCAGAACCAGAACGCCACATCGACAATGCGCGGGCGCGGTTGTTCGGGAGTCATTCGGGCGCCTTCGTCATTCGGGCAGCGTATCGGGGCGCTAGCGCTGCCTCGTCAGGTACGCGGTGGAGTCCTCGCGATGCAGTAGGAACAGGCCGCCACAGATCAGGACGGACGCGGTGATACCCGAGAGCGCCTGCACAATCGCCGGAACGCCCTCCAGGTCGATCAGCCGCGTCGCGGTGAACACCACCGACCCCACCGCGCCACCGGTCAGGAAGGTCCGGGCCAGCCGATACCCGGCGCGCATCAGGAATATCCCGGTGACGACGAGCGCTCCAACCACCACGACGATGAACCCGTTGAAGGCGTACACCGTCCACAGTGGAGCCGCCTTGCGCACCTCCGGGTCCTGCTGCCATTGGCCGACATTGGCGGCGAAATAGCTCACGATCATCAGCGGGAGCGAGGCCAGCCAGAGCCAACAGCCGGTGTCGATGTCGTCGGGCCGCGGCTTGGCCGGACCGCTCGGAGGTTGTCCAGCCAATCCGCCGGGATGGTGCGGATCGGGATACATCACTCGACCACGGTAGTGGAGAACCGCACGACCGTGCTCCGCCAGCTTGATCATCCGCGGACGAAGTGGACAAAATCGCAGCTAGACGCGGCTCGGTAGGCCTAACCGGCGAGCCAGCCCGCCGCATCCGCGGCCCAGTAGGTCAGCACGATGTCGGCCCCCGCGCGCCTGATGGAGGTCAGCGTCTCCAACGCCATGGCCTGCAAGTCGATCCAATTATTCTGTGCCGCAGCACAAATCATCGCGTACTCGCCCGAGACCTGATATGCCGCTACCGGCACCGGCGACACATCGGCGACCCGCCGCAGCACATCGAGGTAGGCCATCGCCGGTTTCACCATGACGATGTCGGCGCCCTCCTCGACGTCAAGTTCTGCCTCACGCAAGGCTTCCCGACCGTTGGCGACGTCCTGCTGATAGGTGCGACGATCGCCGCGCAGTGAGGAGCCCACCGCCTCGCGGAACGGACCATAGAACGCCGAGGCGTACTTGGCCGCATACGCCAGGATGATCACATCGGTATGCCCGGCAGCGTCCAGTCCGTCGCGGATGGCCGCCACCTGGCCGTCCATCATGCCGCTGGGCCCCACCACATGGGCCCCCGAATTCGCCTGCGCCACGGCCATGTCCACGTACCGCGTGAGCGTCGCGTCGTTGTCCACCCGGCCGGAGGCATCCAGCACCCCGCAGTGACCGTGATCGGTGAACTCGTCGAGGCAGGTATCGGCCATCAGCACCGTGGCATCACCGAGATCTGCCGACAGCGTCGACAACGCGCGGTTGAGGATGCCCTCGGGCGCCAGGCCGGCACTTCCGGTTGCGTCCTTGTCCTTCTCCTGCGGCACGCCGAACAGCATCAGACCACCCACACCGGCCTTCACCGCGTCCTCGGCGGCCCTACGCAGGGATTCGACGCTGTGCTGCACCACGCCGGGCAGCGAAGAAATCGGCTTGGGCTCCGATATCCCGTCCGCCACGAACATCGGCAGCACCAATTGTCGTGGCGCCAGCGTGGTCTCGGCCACCAACCGGCGGATGGCCGGGGTGGTCCTGAGCCGGCGGGGCCGCTGGCTTGGAAAAGGCACAGTAAAGGCCTCCGCTATCTCCGTCGACTCTTCTTACGCGGCGGTGGCAGCGCGCCCTCGGTACGCAGCCTGGCGGCGTGCTCGGCGAGCGCCTCGACCAGCGGTCCGACGGCCGCGGTCTCCGGCTGGACGTCCACCCGCAGCCCGAATTCGATCGCGGTCTCGGCGGTCTTCGGTCCGATGCAGGCCACGATGGTGCGTGCATGCGGCTTACCGGCGATACCCACCAGGTTGCGAACCGTCGAGCTCGAGGTGAAGCACACGGCGTCGAAGCCACCGGTCTTGATCATCTCGCGGGTCTGCGCGGCCGGCGGTGCCGCACGCACGGTGCGGTAGGCGGTCACGTCGTCTATTTCCCAGCCACGCTCACGCAGGCCCTCGGCGAGAGTCTCGGTCGCGATGTCGGCACGAGGCAGCAGCACCCGGTTCACCGGATCGAAAACGTCGTCATAGGGCGGGAATTCGTCCAGCAAGCCCAGCGAAGACTGCTCTCCTTCGGGCACCAGCTCGGGATTGATACCGAAGGCGCGCACCTTGTCGGCGGTGGCCTGTCCCACGCATGCGATCTTCACACCGGAGAAGGCGCGGGCGTCCAGGCCGAACTCGGCGAACTTCTCCCACACCGCACGCACCGCGTTGGTGGAGGTGAAGACCACCCACTGGTACCGGCCATCGACCAGACCCTTGACGGCCCTTTCCATTTGGGCGGGGCTGCGCGGCGGTTCCACGGCGATGGTGGGCACCTCGACCGGCAGAGCTCCGTATCCGACCAGCTTCTCGCTCATCTCGCCGGCCTGATCCTTGGTGCGCGGCACCAGCACGGTCCAGCCGTACAGCGCGCGGCTCTCCCACCAATTCAGCTTGGAGCGGCCACCGACCACGCGGCCGATCGTCAACACCAGGGCACCGGTCATCGGGCCGTGCGGGTCATTGGCATCCACCGGAACGCCGTCGATGAGCGACCCCAGCGTGGTCTCCGCGGTGCGCTGCGCGCAGGTGGTGCCCTGCGCGGTAACCGCCACCAGGGTCTGGTCGGCCAGACCATGCTCGATGAGCGCCTTGGCGGCATCGGGCACATGCGTCGGAGTGGCATGCAGGATCAGCGGGCCGGGAGCGGCGGCCAGCGCCGCCCAATCCACGTCACCGCGCACATCGGCGACGGTGTGCGCGGAGCCCGGAGGCAGGCCGGCGTAGGCGGGCACCGCGGTGCTCGACGACAGACCGGGCAGGATCTCGAAGGCCACCTGGGTCCGCGTGACCGCGTGAACCTCGGCGAGCACGGAATCGATCGAGAGCGGATCGCCGGCGACCAGGCGCACGACGTCCACACCGTTGCGGGCCTCGGCGACCAGAGTCTTGGCGACATCGGCAGGATCGCCCAGCGCCGGGCGGATGTCGATGGTCAGCGGCGGCTCGGCGGCGACCTGGCTGTCACCCGAAGCGGGCGCATCGTCACCGGTCACGGGTTTGACGGGCGCGGGAATCTCGACCGCGGATCCGACGAGGTCAAGCACCGCCTGCGGCACGTCGGGATCGGTGAACGCGACCGTGGCACCTGTGAGCACCGCGCGCGCCCGGACCGTCAACAGACCGGGGTCTCCCGGACCGGAACCAACGAACAGGATGCGCCCTGGCTTCTTGCGCCCTCGGGTCACTACTGCCTCCCATATCGGCGGTTTGCGCCGCCTATTCAGCTGTCATCAGTGCTCGCGCACCGAGATCGAGCAGCTCCCTCGCGACCGCGAGCCCAAGCTCCGCGGCCCGATCGGGGGTGCCGATCCCAGAGGCCCGAATCACGTCAGATCCGTCCAGCGCCGCCGCACATCCGCGCAACGACAGTTCGTCGAAGACGCGGCCTTCCTCATCGATCGACTCGACCACCTCGGCGATCGCGCCGACCGGTGCGGTACAGCCCGCCTCCAGCTCGGCAAGCAGAGCCCTTTCGGCAGTCACCGCGGCGCGCGTGTCGGTGTGATCGAGTTCCGCCAGCACAGCCACCAGATCGGTGGCCTCACTGCGGCACTCCACCGCCAGCGCTCCTTGAGCCGGTGCGGGCAACATCTGCACCGGTTCCAGTGTCTCGGTGATGCGGTCCAGACGTCCGATACGGGCCAAACCCGCCCGGGCGACTACCACAGCATCAAGATCACCGTTGGAGACCCTGCTCAACCTGGTATCCAGGTTGCCTCTTAGGGGGCGAATTTCCAAACCGAGACCCAGTGCTCTAAGCTGTGCCGCCCGTCGCGGAGACGAGGTACCGATGACGGAACCCGCGGGCAACTCCCCTAGCACCAATCCGTCACGAGCCACCAGAGCATCGCGATAGTCTTCACGTGGCGGAATGGCGGGTATGACGAACCGGGGGTCGGCCGCCGTCGGCAAATCCTTGTACGAGTGCACGGCAACATCGACGACATCGTCGGCGATGGCCTCACGAAGAGCAGCCGTGAAGACCCCCACTCCGATTTGCTCGACAGGTGCTGCCGACTGGTCGCCGGCGGTCGTCACGATTACCAGCTCTGCCTCGTGCCCTTTCGCGCGAAGCGCGTCCCGAATCACCCCGGCCTGAGTCGTCGCCAACAGGCTGCCGCGGGTACCAATTCGGATCATGAATGAGCCTCTCGGGCGATGACGGTCACGGTCGGACAAGCCTCTCGGCGAAGAACATCAACCACGACGCCCTATTCGTGTAATTCCTTTGTGGCGAGCGGTAATTCACCGGCCGTGGCCACCGCCTCGACGGTGTGCGGATCGAGCTCGAACAACTCGCGTAGTGCCTCGGCATAGCTGTCACCACCGGGCGCCGAGGCCAGTTGCTTCACCCGCACCGTGGGGGCGTGCAACAGCTTGTCGACGACGCGGCGAACGGTCTTGGCGACCTCGTCTCGCTCGGCTCCCGCCAGACTCGGCAGGCGCCCATCCAGACGCAGCAGCTCGGCCTCCACCACCTCGGCAG
The nucleotide sequence above comes from Mycobacteroides saopaulense. Encoded proteins:
- a CDS encoding bifunctional uroporphyrinogen-III C-methyltransferase/uroporphyrinogen-III synthase; its protein translation is MTRGRKKPGRILFVGSGPGDPGLLTVRARAVLTGATVAFTDPDVPQAVLDLVGSAVEIPAPVKPVTGDDAPASGDSQVAAEPPLTIDIRPALGDPADVAKTLVAEARNGVDVVRLVAGDPLSIDSVLAEVHAVTRTQVAFEILPGLSSSTAVPAYAGLPPGSAHTVADVRGDVDWAALAAAPGPLILHATPTHVPDAAKALIEHGLADQTLVAVTAQGTTCAQRTAETTLGSLIDGVPVDANDPHGPMTGALVLTIGRVVGGRSKLNWWESRALYGWTVLVPRTKDQAGEMSEKLVGYGALPVEVPTIAVEPPRSPAQMERAVKGLVDGRYQWVVFTSTNAVRAVWEKFAEFGLDARAFSGVKIACVGQATADKVRAFGINPELVPEGEQSSLGLLDEFPPYDDVFDPVNRVLLPRADIATETLAEGLRERGWEIDDVTAYRTVRAAPPAAQTREMIKTGGFDAVCFTSSSTVRNLVGIAGKPHARTIVACIGPKTAETAIEFGLRVDVQPETAAVGPLVEALAEHAARLRTEGALPPPRKKSRRR
- the hemC gene encoding hydroxymethylbilane synthase codes for the protein MIRIGTRGSLLATTQAGVIRDALRAKGHEAELVIVTTAGDQSAAPVEQIGVGVFTAALREAIADDVVDVAVHSYKDLPTAADPRFVIPAIPPREDYRDALVARDGLVLGELPAGSVIGTSSPRRAAQLRALGLGLEIRPLRGNLDTRLSRVSNGDLDAVVVARAGLARIGRLDRITETLEPVQMLPAPAQGALAVECRSEATDLVAVLAELDHTDTRAAVTAERALLAELEAGCTAPVGAIAEVVESIDEEGRVFDELSLRGCAAALDGSDVIRASGIGTPDRAAELGLAVARELLDLGARALMTAE
- the hemB gene encoding porphobilinogen synthase, with the translated sequence MPFPSQRPRRLRTTPAIRRLVAETTLAPRQLVLPMFVADGISEPKPISSLPGVVQHSVESLRRAAEDAVKAGVGGLMLFGVPQEKDKDATGSAGLAPEGILNRALSTLSADLGDATVLMADTCLDEFTDHGHCGVLDASGRVDNDATLTRYVDMAVAQANSGAHVVGPSGMMDGQVAAIRDGLDAAGHTDVIILAYAAKYASAFYGPFREAVGSSLRGDRRTYQQDVANGREALREAELDVEEGADIVMVKPAMAYLDVLRRVADVSPVPVAAYQVSGEYAMICAAAQNNWIDLQAMALETLTSIRRAGADIVLTYWAADAAGWLAG